The genomic DNA caataACTTTTGACCCAACATGGGTTGGCAATATGCTTGCAACTATCGATCTTTACTACCAGAGAAGGCAGTACGACAAGGCTCTCGAAACTTCAGAGATTTTTGTTAAGACAATATATGCTGAAGATCAACGCCAAGGAAGACAATCAAAGCCCAATGTTATGTTCTTGCTGGTCCGAGCTAAGCTTTTCTACCAGAAGAGAAACTACAATGTGAGCTTAAGACTCTTCCAggaacttcttgttttgaacCCGGTGTTGCAACCTGACCCTCGTATTGGTATTGGAATGTGTTTCTGGCAATTAAAAGACTACAAAATGGCCATTAGATCCTGGAAGAGATCGTTGGAGCTAAATCCAAGCAATGCAAACATTAAGATTCTAATCCTGCTAGGAGAATTTCACAAGGCCTTTACGGATtctgaagatgacgagTCGTTTCGAAACAACTATATGAATGCTTTACAGCAACTGGATGGCATTTTTGCAACAAACAAGCAAAATCCTGTTCTTTTGGTTCTTTATGAGACTTACTGCTACCTTAAAGGGGACTTTTCGAAAGTAATCGATATTcacgaaaaaaaaatcattcCTCTCACGCCCGGCGTATCGAACACAGTCTTATCAGAGTCTTCGTTTTGGTGCGGAAGGGCGTATTACTCTTTGCGGGAACCTCGTAGAGCCTTTCAGCATTTCCAAGACAGTCTCAAGGCCAACGAGGAAAATCTTCTGGCAAGATTTGGATTGGGCCAAActcaaattcaaaataaaCTAGTCGAAGAAAGCATTCTCACTTTCGAGAACTTGTACGCCACCCACGAAAACATACAGGAGCTCAACTACATACTGGGGCTTTTATACAGTGGGAAATGTCTAGACGCAAAGTCACGGCAATCCATCCCACCTAACGGAAGGGCTAAGCTTTTAGAGAAAGCTATCACATACATGGAAAAGTATGTTAAGCTCACTAAGgcgaaaaaaaatcaacttGTTGTATTGAAAGCTTATACGGTATTGTCTGAGCTTtatcatcttcaaaattcgTACAAGCAATCTCTGGAGTGCCTGTCTCGAGTTGTTGAACAACTGAGTATGGCTGGGAATAAAATAGTTCCATTGGAAATTTATAACAACTTGGGTTGCTTCCATTTTATAAATGGGGATTGGGAAGAAGCTAGAAGTTGCTTTGAGAAGTCGTCAAAGGTTTTAGATTCGGATTCGAGTGCACCCACCGCCATAACGATAcagttcaacaaaacaagagTGAGCGAATCTGATGATTCAGAAAATGCGGAGCATGGCTACGAAGCTATCTTAAATGCCCATCCAGATTATGTGCATGCAAGGATAAGATGTTTGTACTTGAAATTCATGAGCACAAAAAGCGCTGAACTCGCACCACAAATGGACAAACTCCTCCAGCAACACAGCTCTGATCTTGATGTGCGTTCCTTTTACAGCtggtttctgaagagcCATGCCACCACAAATGCAAATGACAAGAGCGAAAACCTGGAAACTAGCCATAATCGTGAGACATTGACAAAGTATGATTCACATGATTCATATGCTTTGATATCTTTGGCTAATCTCTATGTTACCATTGGCAGAGAGACAAAGCGGTCCTCATCTGCCaaggaacaagaaaagtCTCGCCAGTCTTTTGTGAAAGCTgtccagctctttcaaaaggtttTACAAGTGGATGCTTACAATGTTTTTGCCGCTCAAGGGCTTGCAATAATATTTGCGGAGAACAAAAGATACGGGCCagctcttgaaatcttGAGAAAAGTCAGAGATTCACTTGACAATGAGTCAGTTCATATCAATCTAGGGCACTGCCTTTTGGAGATGCAAGAGTATGCTAAGGCCATCGAAAATTATGAAATTGCTTTAAAGAAGTTCACTAATGAAGAAAGCAGGCCCCTGctcttgaatttgttgGGCCGCGCATGGTACTCTCGAGGAATAAGAGAGAGATCGTTGGAGTGTTTTGAGAAGTCTCTAGACTACGCTCAACAGGCACTAACCGCTGAGaccgagaagaagaataGCAAAATGGTTCAAAGCGTCAAATTCAACGTAGCATTACTTCATTTTCAGATCGCCGAAACGCTGCGCAGATCTGTTCCAAAATTAAGAACGGTTGATAAGCTCGAAGCTGCACGCGCAGGCTTGGAAACTGCGCTAGGCTTGCTCAAAGAATTGATGGATCAAAAAGCTACAATTATGCCTATTGAAGAACTAGATCAAAGAGTTCAGTTAGGAGAAACAACAATGAAGAGTGCTCTAGAAAGATGCATCGCAGAGCAGACCGAATATGAAGAAAAGGTTTCAGAGAAGCTAGCTCTAGCCAGAAAGCTACAGGAAGAAAACGAGCTCAAGGAACAAGAACAGCgcaaaaagcttgaagaacaggaACGTGtgcggcgcgcgcagcAAACCCAGGAGTTTAGCAAACTACAGGAAGAAGCACGCAAGTTGATGGACGAACGAGCAGAATTTAGCGCAGCCGAACAAGAACGAGAGCTAAACCCGCCTCAAAGCggcgatgaagatgaggatgcagcagcaggaaagaagaaaaaaagagcaaaacGTGCCAAAAAGACGGACGACGCTAAGCAAACGCccaaacaaaagaagagacgTACTAAAGCTGTCTTggaggatgaagaggacgagGGCGAAGGACAAGGCGATAATAAAGCCAGCGAGGGGGAGCGCAGTAATAGCGGCTCGCACAAAACTACCGCCACCTACCTGTCTAATGAGTTTATTGACGACAGTGACGAAGGTCTCGAAGGTTCCGCCCATTCAACGCCGGAGAACAGTGACAATGAGGATTTGTTTTAGCCACATAGCGGGCAAAGCTCTCTTCACGTAAACTCCTTGGCACAGCGCTAGAGTGTTTTATTAATGTTTTCTAGCCGTGTCATTTGTACAGATATATATTACAGAAATGCCTGCGCAACAGCGCTATTTTCGTACAATCCAGTGCCGAGTTTCCTTACAGCCGCTGTGTGTATCGCGgtaaagcttcttttcaaactcGTCTAACGTTAACATAAAAGTGCTAGGTGCACCGCCCAGCGTGCCACTGGCAGCGTGATTGTGGATTTCTCTTGTGCGTTCCAAAAGCATGTAGTTGAGTACACGAACTAGCTCACGGTCATCAAATAATGTAGCCCATTTGACAGCAAGCGCGTAAAAATGTGCATTAATCGAGTGCACATCCAGGGCTACAGGACTGGACTTGATGGCATTCATAACACGCGACGAAAGTATCTCTGGGGCCAGTAATTCGACAAAAGGCAAAGCGCCTTCAGAATCCGGGTCCGCTTCTTCATCCCCGCCCACTATTGCTAGGATGCGAGCTAACCACAGCGGTAACTCCACTTTCGcgttttttttgatctccTCACCCACATTGCCCTCTAAGTAACCTAGTCCGGGTACAGCATAATTGAATCTGCACGGGAACTTGGCCGCATCAGCCAAGATATCGTCAATATCGTAGTATCCCATTGCTTGTGCGCCCGTCCTATTCCTGCGCTCCCGTGAGAAATCGTTCTGATGCTTTACGGACTAATGCGAGTCTTGAAAATATAATGTATATAAGGAGTGAGTCGGAAAGCGCATCCCAATGCATAAACAATTAGAACCCCAACCTGACATACCACTCAAAAAACATCTCCGAACTATAGCAAAATGGTGTGTGATTTATTAGTTTACCATCCAAGCGTCAGTAGGCTAATTCGGCTTCTCGATGCGAGCGCAGGGCGCGAGAAGGTGTTGCGCCTGTTGCAATATCTGTGCCGCTTCCTGGGCGAACAATACTCAATGGTGCTGGCGCGCAAGCTGCAGGCAGAGTTTGCGCTGGTACGCAAGATGCTTCGTTTTCTGAAACCGTTGAATCACCTCCAAGCGGCATCAAAATTCTTTGATAATAAGATTGCGAGCGACAACGTAGTTCGGTGGTGCAACGTAATCAAAAATCTAGCGTACGCAGGCTACCTTGCACTAGATCAAGTCACATTACTACGGCTGTTAAGGCTGGTACCCAATACTCCGATAACTGGCACGCGCATTCCACGTTGGTCAAACTGGTGCTGGTTCGCAGGATTGTCGGCCGGTCTCGTACTAGACCTACGCCAATTGCAGGTTGCCCGGGAGCAGGGGCGCGGGGATAAGGAAGCGACCAAGGCTGTGGCAGCCGACCGCGCGAAGGCACTCCGCAGGCTATTGTGGGACTCGCTAGACACATTTATCGTATTGAACAACCTAAAATTCCTACATTCACCCGATAACTCAGTTGGCCTCGCTGGTGTTGCAACGTCACTCTTTGGATTGCAGGGCTTGTGGGAAGCAGCTTAGATGTTAACTCTAGCAGACCCTCGCTCTATCAAGGCCTTTTCCGTCTGCCTCAGCTTGTGTTCATGTCGCTTTTAACGAAATATTTCTCTAACAATATGTATCAATTCTTATGAGAGGTAGCCAAATCGAAGAGCGCATCGCGACAATTACTTAAAACAACAGCCCTTTGCTTGAAGCGTTCACTCTGTACCGCATGAACGAAGCAGGACTTGGGATTGCTGTTAATAGTGCAGGTAGCACTGGTACCAGCGCTGCTCCCGATACTCCTTTGGGCGCGTTTACGCAAGGGCCCAGGTCAGTGAGCCACCCGCATCAAATGCCACAGACGCCTGCAGCGATGGCCGCCCAGCGTGAA from Lachancea thermotolerans CBS 6340 chromosome F complete sequence includes the following:
- the PSF3 gene encoding DNA replication protein PSF3 (similar to uniprot|Q12146 Saccharomyces cerevisiae YOL146W PSF3 Subunit of the GINS complex (Sld5p Psf1p Psf2p Psf3p) which binds to DNA replication origins and facilitates assembly of the DNA replication machinery), whose protein sequence is MGYYDIDDILADAAKFPCRFNYAVPGLGYLEGNVGEEIKKNAKVELPLWLARILAIVGGDEEADPDSEGALPFVELLAPEILSSRVMNAIKSSPVALDVHSINAHFYALAVKWATLFDDRELVRVLNYMLLERTREIHNHAASGTLGGAPSTFMLTLDEFEKKLYRDTHSGCKETRHWIVRK
- the CTR9 gene encoding Ctr9p (similar to uniprot|P89105 Saccharomyces cerevisiae YOL145C CTR9 Component of the Paf1p complex which is a large complex that binds to and modulates the activity of RNA polymerase II and is required for expression of a subset of genes including cyclin genes contains TPR repeats); this encodes MDQGAKSAGYPDVSWSAILDIPLKESEEVVSIDLQNDLPEDPNDLKTLLVEENSDKEHWLTIAIAYSNQGMIKECISLVKMALEVFQGPQSASLHTCLTWAYLKLAKEQTGAESEREDSLTQSEHHLKEAITFDPTWVGNMLATIDLYYQRRQYDKALETSEIFVKTIYAEDQRQGRQSKPNVMFLLVRAKLFYQKRNYNVSLRLFQELLVLNPVLQPDPRIGIGMCFWQLKDYKMAIRSWKRSLELNPSNANIKILILLGEFHKAFTDSEDDESFRNNYMNALQQLDGIFATNKQNPVLLVLYETYCYLKGDFSKVIDIHEKKIIPLTPGVSNTVLSESSFWCGRAYYSLREPRRAFQHFQDSLKANEENLLARFGLGQTQIQNKLVEESILTFENLYATHENIQELNYILGLLYSGKCLDAKSRQSIPPNGRAKLLEKAITYMEKYVKLTKAKKNQLVVLKAYTVLSELYHLQNSYKQSLECLSRVVEQLSMAGNKIVPLEIYNNLGCFHFINGDWEEARSCFEKSSKVLDSDSSAPTAITIQFNKTRVSESDDSENAEHGYEAILNAHPDYVHARIRCLYLKFMSTKSAELAPQMDKLLQQHSSDLDVRSFYSWFLKSHATTNANDKSENLETSHNRETLTKYDSHDSYALISLANLYVTIGRETKRSSSAKEQEKSRQSFVKAVQLFQKVLQVDAYNVFAAQGLAIIFAENKRYGPALEILRKVRDSLDNESVHINLGHCLLEMQEYAKAIENYEIALKKFTNEESRPLLLNLLGRAWYSRGIRERSLECFEKSLDYAQQALTAETEKKNSKMVQSVKFNVALLHFQIAETLRRSVPKLRTVDKLEAARAGLETALGLLKELMDQKATIMPIEELDQRVQLGETTMKSALERCIAEQTEYEEKVSEKLALARKLQEENELKEQEQRKKLEEQERVRRAQQTQEFSKLQEEARKLMDERAEFSAAEQERELNPPQSGDEDEDAAAGKKKKRAKRAKKTDDAKQTPKQKKRRTKAVLEDEEDEGEGQGDNKASEGERSNSGSHKTTATYLSNEFIDDSDEGLEGSAHSTPENSDNEDLF
- the PEX11 gene encoding Pex11p (similar to uniprot|Q12462 Saccharomyces cerevisiae YOL147C PEX11 Peroxisomal membrane protein required for peroxisome proliferation and medium-chain fatty acid oxidation most abundant protein in the peroxisomal membrane regulated by Adr1p and Pip2p-Oaf1p promoter contains ORE and UAS1-like elements), with translation MVCDLLVYHPSVSRLIRLLDASAGREKVLRLLQYLCRFLGEQYSMVLARKLQAEFALVRKMLRFLKPLNHLQAASKFFDNKIASDNVVRWCNVIKNLAYAGYLALDQVTLLRLLRLVPNTPITGTRIPRWSNWCWFAGLSAGLVLDLRQLQVAREQGRGDKEATKAVAADRAKALRRLLWDSLDTFIVLNNLKFLHSPDNSVGLAGVATSLFGLQGLWEAA